In the genome of Rhopalosiphum padi isolate XX-2018 chromosome 1, ASM2088224v1, whole genome shotgun sequence, the window TTAAAATACTGTACCTGCACGTAttctataattcaataatttatatacaaaataaatttagtaatagGAGTCGGACACTTTGTTgttgtataaacataaaataaattataataactaattcgagtaattttacatttacattcaCAATATACacctaatcatattatattattattataatgataaaaatatatattcaaggCACGTTCATGGAAACATATACATAATGACTATTTCTTCcaatgtttgtaataatttaaaatttacagttCTTTCTTGTTgtatactcaatactcattatatTCGTATGTGCCATGTGGTATGTCTTTACTCTTTAGTATTTACgctacaataattttaacacgTCTTACTTCGTAAATTCTTACTTATAAGTTAAACTTATAGTTTAAGAATTAACTTACATATTACAAACTACTGATATTATTCTTTACGTATTACACTAGCTACTGCCGTTTGCCATAGTCCTTAAAATCTACTCGTCGTACAGATGGGACTTTTGAGACTTTCAAAGTCCACACTGTGGAACTATGGTAGTCGTCGGTAGACAATattgaagtatataatattacgatttttgaaaagatcgaattacaattttaaaatgtgcgAAATAAATTTAgtctgtaattataaaaaatgtcgtAAGACTTTAAACACATTTGCATGGGTAACGAGTTGTTCACATATATTTTGCGACAACGATGGCAGCCGAACATTTAATCGTGAAAAAAAATGCCCTTGCTGTGATGAAATTCTTAATAGACGTTTGGACATAGTTCAGGTTAACTTAAATCCAGACGAATCTTTTAAGTCTGTacgtattttaagtataatatagccagtatatatactaataatattataatattaaagttaaaaaatgtttatttaagtaACGTTAAAGTTTctgtattatttcattttacatTATAGATGATACTATGTGGTTTAAGACCAGAAATTGTAATGGATATATCGTTACGAGCAGTGTCTTTTTGGAATTACCAAATGACCCAAGAAAAAATCATTCAGACTAGTGATATGAAAAGACTTCGAGCTAAATTTGAACAGGTTAAAATCAATATAGAAACCATGGAGTATCAATTTCAAAagcatattttaattgaaacaaaaaaatctgAGTGCAAGTATACTTTTATGAATAAATGACAAACTATATGAAAATgcttatttataactaatttataattaaacttacaGCAGCTATGAAAGATGCTGAGTTACAAAGACGTAAAACCCAAGAAATAGAAGAGAAATTGATCGAAAAGAATAGAATCTTACATAAAGTtcaggtaataataaaataatattaatagaacaCAACAATAtgcacattaaaatttaatgtttgtacaattttagttttattaaataccaaaattttaaaatagcaatTATAGACATATTTGTAGATACCTTGTATTTTAAGAATATCTGATACTTCTgttcataattataatgtttgtacttttttttttttttataaaatataaattacattatttattattattaactctaAATAAACAGTATACCTGGTGCTTTCATTATATTAGAGATTTCATTCCACAATTTTTCTTGAACATCTCTATTGCTATGCTGTTtgtctttataattataaattgatggCCTTTGTTGAACaagtattattagtttttctaaatcaaaattgtCAGAAGCCATTGTAACtcaaatatctgaataaaatttgagacattatcaatataaaa includes:
- the LOC132926664 gene encoding E3 ubiquitin-protein ligase CCNB1IP1-like; its protein translation is MCEINLVCNYKKCRKTLNTFAWVTSCSHIFCDNDGSRTFNREKKCPCCDEILNRRLDIVQVNLNPDESFKSMILCGLRPEIVMDISLRAVSFWNYQMTQEKIIQTSDMKRLRAKFEQVKINIETMEYQFQKHILIETKKSECKYTFMNK